The following coding sequences are from one Thermoproteota archaeon window:
- a CDS encoding KEOPS complex kinase/ATPase Bud32, with translation MELIYRGAEAELYRTEFMGLPVVVKRRIKKGYRHPDLDIHLRRGRTRKEARLMRKARLGGVSVPAVLDVWEDSLMMEFIEGARLAEELTPERMEIFGDMACRLHSSHIAHNDLTPYNALVTPSGICLIDFGLAEYTHDVEDYAVDLYVLKRSLKSLRDDWEPLWRSFLRGYRRCGELADRVLARLVKVEARGRYK, from the coding sequence ATGGAGCTGATATACAGAGGAGCTGAGGCGGAACTCTACAGGACCGAGTTCATGGGTCTCCCCGTGGTGGTGAAGAGGAGGATCAAGAAAGGGTACAGGCACCCCGACTTGGACATCCACCTGAGGAGGGGGAGGACTAGGAAGGAGGCTAGGTTGATGAGGAAGGCTAGACTGGGAGGAGTGAGCGTTCCGGCCGTGCTGGATGTGTGGGAGGACTCACTGATGATGGAGTTCATAGAGGGTGCGAGGCTTGCAGAGGAGCTCACTCCCGAGAGGATGGAGATCTTCGGGGACATGGCCTGCAGGCTCCACTCGTCCCACATAGCCCACAACGACCTTACCCCCTATAACGCGCTGGTGACTCCCTCTGGAATATGCCTCATAGACTTCGGCCTCGCTGAGTACACCCACGACGTTGAGGACTATGCCGTCGACCTTTACGTGCTCAAGAGGTCACTCAAGTCCCTCAGAGACGACTGGGAGCCGCTTTGGCGATCATTCCTCCGCGGATATCGGAGGTGCGGTGAACTCGCTGACAGGGTGCTGGCTAGGCTGGTCAAGGTGGAGGCTAGGGGGAGATACAAATGA
- a CDS encoding protein-L-isoaspartate(D-aspartate) O-methyltransferase, protein MDAHKSLVDRLVRLGIIRSEKVRRAAERVRRELFVPESYKDMAYADTPLPIGEGQTISAPHMVFMMNELLDLDVGHMVLEVGAGSGYHAATVAEIVAPSEKPPHTWGVVVSVEIDPHLATLARYNLMAAGYSCRAHVLNMDGSAGVPMRVKVDRILVTAAAPDIPKPLFEMLKEGGKMVIPVGTPGLWGQELLLVEKVGGKMVTKRVTDVAFVPLRGKFGWR, encoded by the coding sequence ATGGACGCCCATAAATCGTTAGTGGATAGGCTGGTGAGGCTCGGAATAATAAGGAGCGAGAAGGTCAGGAGGGCCGCTGAAAGGGTCAGGAGGGAGTTGTTCGTCCCTGAAAGTTATAAGGACATGGCCTACGCTGACACACCTCTCCCCATAGGGGAGGGGCAGACCATAAGCGCCCCCCACATGGTATTCATGATGAACGAGCTCTTGGACTTGGATGTGGGTCACATGGTGCTGGAGGTGGGGGCGGGCAGCGGATATCACGCTGCTACGGTGGCCGAGATAGTGGCTCCATCGGAAAAACCGCCCCACACTTGGGGAGTCGTAGTGAGCGTCGAGATAGACCCCCATCTCGCTACACTCGCGCGTTACAATCTGATGGCCGCGGGGTACTCCTGCAGGGCCCACGTGCTCAACATGGACGGCAGCGCCGGGGTTCCCATGAGGGTGAAGGTGGACAGGATACTAGTGACCGCCGCTGCGCCCGACATTCCAAAGCCCCTCTTCGAGATGCTCAAGGAGGGGGGCAAGATGGTCATCCCCGTCGGGACCCCGGGGCTCTGGGGCCAGGAGCTCCTTCTAGTAGAGAAAGTCGGGGGGAAGATGGTCACCAAGAGGGTCACGGATGTGGCCTTCGTCCCCTTGAGGGGCAAGTTCGGTTGGAGGTGA
- a CDS encoding DUF371 domain-containing protein, with protein MLEEIIAYGHPNITARHRTTLQVTKDEEITLRADCVIGVRADKAVMDLSQELKSHLIGGGSVSITISVGGMEFRLEAVGDPRLRLTHARDVVVRRSDFIDDRTLAIRSSAAAKDLPREMVRVMRRADEVVVMEIIF; from the coding sequence ATGCTGGAGGAAATAATAGCTTACGGGCACCCCAACATAACTGCCAGGCACAGGACCACGCTTCAAGTGACTAAGGACGAGGAGATAACCCTGAGGGCGGACTGCGTCATAGGGGTCAGGGCCGATAAGGCGGTGATGGACCTCTCGCAGGAGCTCAAGTCCCACCTGATCGGGGGAGGGTCCGTGAGTATCACCATTTCAGTGGGGGGAATGGAGTTCCGCCTAGAGGCGGTGGGAGATCCGAGGCTCAGGCTCACTCACGCTAGGGATGTGGTCGTGAGGAGATCCGACTTTATCGATGATAGGACCTTGGCCATAAGGTCCAGCGCCGCGGCCAAGGATCTGCCTAGGGAGATGGTGAGGGTCATGAGGAGGGCTGATGAGGTGGTGGTCATGGAGATAATCTTCTGA
- the rdgB gene encoding RdgB/HAM1 family non-canonical purine NTP pyrophosphatase, with translation MIYLASSNRHKYEEFRRMLSDIVEVRWIQVDYLEPQSDDLEEVALTSALWLADYLPKPFFLEDAGLFIRALGGFPGPFSSYVFSKLGNEGVLKLMSDVKDREAEFISVIVLHTGRELSTFMGRSRGQISTEPRGGGWGFDPIFIPEGSGGRTFGELGEEKDAFSHRGAAVRELRRFIQARGAQLFKNELGSWGAEG, from the coding sequence ATGATCTATCTGGCGTCCTCTAACAGGCACAAGTACGAGGAGTTCAGGAGGATGCTCTCCGACATAGTAGAGGTCCGATGGATCCAAGTGGACTATCTCGAACCGCAGAGCGACGACCTCGAGGAAGTAGCGCTCACTTCGGCCTTGTGGCTGGCAGACTACCTACCTAAGCCCTTCTTCTTGGAGGACGCCGGTCTGTTCATACGCGCGCTGGGGGGCTTCCCGGGACCGTTCTCCTCCTACGTGTTCTCGAAGCTGGGAAACGAGGGCGTGCTAAAACTGATGTCCGATGTTAAGGATAGGGAAGCGGAGTTCATCTCAGTCATAGTGCTGCACACGGGGAGGGAGCTATCGACCTTTATGGGCAGATCGAGGGGCCAGATATCCACCGAACCTAGGGGAGGGGGCTGGGGTTTTGATCCCATTTTCATTCCCGAGGGGTCGGGAGGCAGGACCTTCGGTGAACTGGGTGAAGAGAAGGACGCATTCTCCCATAGAGGAGCAGCGGTGAGGGAGCTCCGGCGTTTCATTCAGGCGAGGGGGGCGCAATTGTTTAAAAACGAGCTTGGGTCATGGGGAGCTGAAGGGTGA